The sequence aagcaaccatgagtactcatccaaagtactcgcaagcaaggaactacactacatatgcatgggtatatgtgtaaggagaccatatcagtggactgaactgcagaatgccagaataagagggggataactaatcctgtcgaagactacgcttctcgcagccaccgtctcgcagcatgtagaagagagtagattgaagtcctccaagtagtatctccaagtagcatctctagtagcatcgcatagcataaccctacccggcgatcctctcctcattgccctgtagaaaagcgatcaccgggttgtctgtggaacttggatgggtgtgttttattaagtatccggttctagttgtcataaggtcaaggtacaactccaagtcgtcctgttaccgaagatcacggctattcgaatagattaacttccctgcaggggtgcaccacataacccaacacgctcgatcccatttggccggacacactttcctgggtcatgcccggccgcggaagatcaacacgtcgcagccccacctaggcacaacagagaggccagcacgccggtctaaacctaagcgcacaggggtctgggcccatcgcccatagcacacctgcacgttgcgagggcggccgaaagcagacctagcctagtggcgttccagtccaattcggcgcgcgccgctccgtcgctgacgtctgaagtgcttcggctgataccacgacgccgggatacccataactactcccgcgtagatggttagtgcgtataggctcgtagccgactcagatcaaataccaagatctcgttaagcgtgttaagtatccgcgaacgccgaacagggccaggcccacctgtctcctaggtggtctcaacctgccctgccgctccgccacaaagtaacagtcgagggccgtcgggaacccaggcccacctctaccgggatggagccacctgtcctttcagccccctcgtcagaatcacttgcgggtactcaatgagctgacccaactttagtcaccttctgtatagtatgtatgtatgaatagtatatacccgtgatcacctcccgaagtgatcacagcccagtagtatagcatggcagacggacaagagtgtagggccactgatggaacactagcatcctatactaagcatttaggattgcgggtaaggtatcaatgactgtagcaacaatgacaggctatgcatcagaataggattaacggaaagtagtaacatgctacactactctaatgcaagcagtatagaggagaataggcgatatctggtgatcaaagggggggcttgcgtggttgctctggcaagagagaggggtcgtcaacaacgtagtcgatcggggcacccagcagcggcgccggtctcggtgtctaccggaaagaagtaacggagggggaacacaataaataacagagcaattaAAGCATCACAAaccgtaacatggcaatacgcggtgctagaggtgacctaacgcagtaggaggtgataccggtgaaggggggaaacatccgggaaagtatccccggtgtttcgcgttttcgggcaaaggagccagagggggaaagttgtgagttcgataggttaggggtgtgtggcggacgaacgggctgcgtatccagaatcgtctcgtcgttctgagcaactttcatgttgaaattattttaatccgagttacggattaaaagatatgatttttttaaagattttattaatttctggaatttgatcaattaattatttaattcgaaaaaatgGAATTATGCcgtcagcatgatgccatgctggcgtcagcagtcaacagggttgacttggtcaacccgacaggtgggtcccgttcgtcattgactgtttagtctaattaatgtttagctaatctaattactgtttaattaaactaattagttaattaggttaatctaattatgattaattaacttaattaattccttaattaattaattaattaattttattattattaattttaattcctttttttaataaCACGTTCTGGGggatggggcccccttgtcataggccccggGGGGCCTTAGTGGGTTCGGGCGCTGGCGGGCGAATGGAGCGGGCGCTAGGCACCCGTCCAGGTCGACAGGGGGAAAACAGCGTTGGGcgccggcagccacggcggcgCAGGGGGCCGAGGCTGCGTGTCGTCGCGGCGCAGCAGCAGGGCCGCTACAGGACGGATACGAGGCGGCGATCCGGGGAGCCGACGAGCGGGAGACACGGGGCACTTGGGGGCGGACGAGGCCGTGGCCACGGCAGCTGGCGTCGGCTGTCGCGGAGCGGCGCGGGAGCGAGGCGCCTCTAGGACGGGTCGGAGTACAGACCAGGGGTGCGGGCGAGCTGGGACGAGGCTAGGAGCACGTGCGCATGCGCGAGATGGAGGCCAACAGGCGCGCGACCGGTCGTGGTAAGCGGAGGCGGGCGCCAGGGGCTGGGGCGGCCGGCGCGTGAAGAGGTCGAGCGCGTCCCTGGCGCAGCCAACACGGGCCGCGGCGGGAGCGGCGCGTGCGAGAGCGCGAGTGGCGCGAACACGGCGCGGTGAGCGAGCCCTGGACGCGGCCGAAGCGCGTCAACCGCGGGCGAGTTCGGCGGGGACCGCGGCGACAAGCTTGAGcatgcgagggagagggagggtgctcacggtgggggagtagggaccatggcagcgggggtcgagggggCAACGGGGACGACGAGCGACatggaagcaggccggcgggggagctCCGGCGTGGCGACGTCCAACGGTGAGGGACGGCGCGGTCATCGCGAGGGGGTGGGCGATGGGATCGGGcttctcccgatccagatccagacgaGGGAGTGGAGGAGTGGGGTGTGGGGCGAcggggagtgggttagggtttcaggggttatgggataagggagtgggggggtTGGTTCGGCCGGTTGGGCCTTTTGGGCTAGCCGGCCGacagctgggccggagcccagtggggggggggggttgctttctcttttttttttgctttgttttctgttttctttttttatctattttctttctattttatttttttaatttctgttttataaaatataaatacaactcctaaattaatgttgtaatttattctactgcccaaAAAGTGTAACACCTAAttaaaaatagtttgcattattattatttttaaaaggcatttaattaattgtcatagctgctgttttaattactttagagcctttaaacattttataaaagtgtggtttctccacaataattacctatgcattatttggcaacaccccaacattttagttttaatatttaaaaatctttaccgtttgactttattttaagtttgaatttcgaatcgattttgaactaacacgagattaacaacagtaaccatggtgacgtggcatcattaacatgggattactgtagcctaattacccgggcgtcacagtcgTTCTCGGATTCAGGCTCAGTTTTGTTTTGCAAAACGTTTGGGGCCGGGGCGCCGGCCGAACCACTCGGCCGGTCGCACTCGACCCGTGCGATCCCCTCCCATCGTATGGCCAGCCTTTTCCGCGTGGATGGGACACGAGGCTGACGGGGCCCACCAATCGCTCGCCATTAAACGCCCCACGCGGCTGCGCTGTTTCCTCTCTCTCTTTCATCTCGCCGGTCCCTACCTCAGttggccgtcctcgtcgccgttCGCCGTCCCCGCCGGCCGTCCTCATCGCCGGTGGCCACCGGCACCGGCCGTCCTCGTCACCGTTTGCCGTCCTCGCTCGCCGTCCTCGGCGGAAGCTGGAACGGCGTTGTTTCCTGCTGCAACCGGTGCCCAGGAGAGCTGCCATCATGGATGGCGAGCATGGTGACGGCGAGCTGCAAGGACGGCGGCGTTGTTCCGAGCAACAACCGCAGACGTCGTGTTTTGTGCTACGTGCTACAACCAGTGTCacattttgctacaaccggcatccCATCAGCTACAATCGGCGTCGCGTTTTGCTACCACCGATGCaaaaaaaaaagcttcaaccaacgacggctggaggtggaagaagatgATAAAACGCTGCAGTTTTGCTACATGCTTCAACCGGCATAGATTTTGCTACAATCGGCATAGCATTTTGCTACGACCGGCGTCACGTTTTGCTACAACACATAACTTTTCTCTGGTTGCAGTGTCAGGTTGGAGATTCCTTTCTTAACGATTGAAACTTTTTCATACACGTTTGAAGCTTTTTCCGTCCACGGTTGAAGCTTTTGTGTAAACGATTGAAACTTTTTTTGTTTTGAGCAGCCCTTGGTTAAAGCTCTCTCTGTcatctggttgaaacttttttcatctaAGGTTGAAGCATTTTGCGTCAGCGGTTGTATCTCCTCGTGAATCGCAGTGCCAGTTGAAGCTTTTCCATCTAGGGCTTGAAGCTTTTTCATCCAGGGGTTGAAGCTTTTTTAACAACGTTTGCAACACAGAGGGTGTGCGACGGTTCAAGCCTTGCCTCGGTTCAGACGTGAGCTCGTCTTCGAGGGCGCGCATCCGGTGATCTTCGTCGCCACAGCTCCGACCGTCGCAGCGGAGTTGTGACCATCGCCGGGGGAGCTGCAACCGGCGCACACGCTGCATGCATGCGCCGAGCCAGCATGAAACACAGGTGGccaccggcggcgagggcggcaaccggcggcgagggcggcaaccGGTGGCGAGGGCGGTGACCGGGGCCGGGGGCGGCCAAGCCCGGTGGTGCTTCAAGTCTGGGTGCCTCGCTCATCCATGGCGGCTAGATGTGTACACCAGCGGGAGGAAAGAGATGAGCTGCGTTGACTTGGTGAGGATTAGATCTGACGGTTAATACACAGATAAATTGGGCGCCTGTGGTgcgaccggccgaaactttcggccggcgcaccggcgcagatTACTGCCCTTTTGTTTTTTGCATGGCCGATGCTACAAATTATCCGGATGATGTTCGAAAAATATCATCCGCCAGGGGAGCCGTCCGATTAGGCTCACAGGGTCGTTCGATCCATAGGCTCGCCGcccgtcttcctcctcttgctAGATAACAACGAGGACACCCCCCTCCCGACCATGTCTCTCCTCCATTGTAGCACCTCCACGGCCACCGTGATTCTACATCACAACACCGACGACCACACCGCCGACTCCGCCGATGCTCCGTTGCAGCATAGGTGCCCCTCGTGATGCTCCATTGCAGCACTTGCTTTGCTCCACACTCGCCACCATATGCAGCAGGTTGTCGACATTGCCGGCCACCGTATGCAGCACCGGCGCGCCACGCTCATGGCAGCACCCTACGCATCCGATGAAGCTTCATTGCAGCCCCCGGCGGGGCTCCAACACAACACTGACGGCTCCGACGAAGCTCCAATGCaactccggcgaagctccattgcagccccAGAGGAGCTCCAATGCATCACCGACGGCTCCAACGAAGCTTCAATGCAACTCTAGCGAAGCTCCATTGCAACACCGGCGCCGAAATGAAGCGGGGATGTAGAAAATATGTCGGCCAAGATCTCATCACGACCGTACATCAGGCACTCGCAGCACCGCACTTTCCCTTCCGTGGGTTGCAGCAACTTATGGCAGCAGCACGCAGTGAGTCGCAGCTCCGGTGGCCAGCTCGTAGCTCCGGTGGCCGCCGGCCAGGTTGAGGTCATGGAGAAAGACAAGCGGGGAAGAAGGCAGAGGTAGGAGAAAGAAAAAGGGGAATTTTCCAGACGAGCAACGCGGGAGAAAAGGCGCCTGGAGATAAGGGAGAGCGACGGCCGGTGCGTGGGCCTGGACACGTGGCACTCGTTGGACGAAGATGAATTTCCCAGAAAATCATCCGGGTGATTTGAACTCTTTTCCTTTTTGTATTGTTTTGGACGCGTGGCACGCATTGGACGCTGATGAATTTCCCAAAAAATCATCCGGGTGATTtgaactttttttcctttttgtattGTTTTGGGTCAAAATTTGGGGTTTCATCCCAGAAGCAAAAACAGTCCATaataaaatctgaaaaaaaaataaataaaactctTCTTCTTCCCGTCGCAGTAGGCAAAATCCCAACAAATCCCTGCCTCGTCATATTTCACTCTCTCGTCCCTTAGAACGGTTTTCTTTAGGAAACCAGATAAGACCGAACAAGAAAATCAGTCTATTTGGGCTCGGTCATTGGTTTGGACAGAGGCAAAGTTCTGTTCTCCCATTGGCAAACACGGATTTCCCAAAAACCCAAAGTACAATCACTGAAGCACACACATACGCACGTTTACATGCACAGGATTACATGCAAATTCTTCCTCTTTTATTCTGCCACCCTTTATTGGAATCCGGTGCCTACGAAAGGCTCTATActactattacaagaacatgatccaGGGGGCCACGAAGCACTGTCATGTTACACACCCAATAGAGATTCTCTGGCATGTTCGTTTCTTGCACATTTGTCAGATCTCACTGAAGGAACTGATAGTCCGGAAACCATGATTCGCAGGAAGCGGTGCATTCCCCGGGCGAATGGAGATTATTACCTCGAAACCTGAAGATATACAATAAAAATCAAAGTTTACTCCTAATAGATAAGATATTTCAACATATACAATAAAATCGATGTTTACTCCTTAATGAATACTCCTTCCTTTCACTATTATAAgacgttttggatatttcaatatggactatataTAGATTGAaacgagtgaacaaacacactaaacgtgtctatatacatctgatttagaaaaaagttagaacatcttataatagtgaacggagGAAGTGCTATCTTAGCCAGTGAGTGCGCACACACGCCAGGAAAGTGTGAACACTCCAGAAGACAAAACTATGATTTGTCCACAAATATCCTAGTATTGCGGAGTGGAACTAGCCTAGACATACCTGCACTCTTTGCTGCAACGGCTTCTTGCAACACATCTGTGATGAATAAGATTTGAGACGGATTATCCACCCCAAGTGATTGCGAGATCTCAAAATAACTCCTTGCTTCTCTTTTGTTTCTGTGTACGAGTGAGAGAGAATCGTAATTCCATATTCACTTTTGAAAGGACAAATAGAACAAGAAATCCAAAGCTTACCCGGTTGTGGTGTCGAAAAAACCACACAGAAATTGCCGCAGATCACCATAAGATGTATGTCCAAATAGTAGCCTCTGTGCCTCTCTACTGCCACTGGAGTATATGTAAACCTGTTGGAAAGCATATATAATATTTTATGAAGTCGGACACTACACAGGAATACATACACAAGACAAAATATACTTGAAACTACAATCCTGGCTATATTTTAAGCTAACATTCACATTCTAAGACCATGTCATAGGACTAAACTAACATATAGTTATTACATGTATCACTATTTCTTCTTCACTCCTTTTTACTTTACTCTCCTTTAAGTATAACAGAGCTCGGTTACATCTACCATGTTCAACTAATACAAATATAGATCCTTCTGTTCTATCAGAAAACCATTTCTGTGCTTCTCCATGCTTTACTACATTTAGTAGGACTTTTGACAACCTAGCAGCCGAAAAAACAATTTGATTTCTCAGTATGGTGAAGGACTGAGGATTCCGTAGCATCATTCTGCTTTATTCAAACCGGTACTGCTTACATGCATCAGTCCTTCTGCACATGAAAGTACAACAGACCGTTGAGCAACTGAATGTTTAATGACCATCTCAATGGTTGGGCACGTTGCAGAAGTACACTATTTTTCTGTGAATGATTTACAGAGTTCTGTTATGGGCATTGTTCTTGATACTTTAGCTCAGGAGTCAACTTGCTGACCTAAATCACTCGGTTACGAAGTATGAAAAATAAACACATCCGATGACAATCCAATTTTATGCCTCGAAGGTCTAATTGACATTTCAGAAGAGTCAAATGGATACATACCTTCATACCCTGAGATTGCCAGTTCTTAAGTGCCTCGGGAACATCCTCAAAAACAACTCCTTGCAGTTCTTTCCTTTCAAACCCAGTCCTCCATATATGCCCCTGGAATTAGCCAATAGAACATAACTCCATCAAATGAAAAGATATATGTTTCCAGCTCTGGAACGGAAAATGAAAGGTACCTGAAGTTGTTTCAATGATGTAATCTTCCGGTCTGCTTTGATCATTGCTTCAACATTAGCAACTAAAGAACTGATAACCTCTTCTTTGCCAGCATAATCCGGTGCAACTGGAGCAGCCCCAACAACTCCGGTTCTCAGGTCTTCTTCGATCTGAATAATTGGTCACTAGTCTGTTAGAACTCGAGTAAAACAAATTAATTTGTGCAAGGAAATCAAATACTATATGCTAGTACTATCAAGTTCGATTTCTGGATGCTCCAAGAGCTAGCTTCACAGGACACATTAAATTCCTTTACCATAACTTACTTGGATGCGTAAAAGTTTGATGTCTTCTTTGGTTTCCTCGGATTCGTATGTAGAAGTCAGATGCTTCCGCACATTATCACGGGCATAAGGAAACATAACATCAGTCACAAATGATATTGGCGTTGTTGTTCCTTCGATGTCAAGTACAACACAATGCTGCAATGAACAAACAGTGTGAGTACTGGTATTCAAGAAATAAATCAAACAGTTAGGTTGCCCAGACACGGCAACCACAAACCAGTTAAGGAAACACACGAGTAATAATATACTGTATAGTATCCTATTTGCTCAGagggtttaggggggggggggggggtagctgcAACGATGTTACATAGTGCAGAAGTTGTCCCATGTATTTTTTTCAAGTGTTTGAATTAATTTACATTACGTAATTTAAGTTAAGTGTATTGGAAACAAAATTGATAGAGATATTTGTTGTGGATATTTTACATGGATTCTAAATCTTTATGTGGGTAGACCAAACTTGATATGGAAGGAATCTATAAAGAGAGATATGAAGGACTGGACGAACTATCCATGGACAGGGGTGCCTGGAAGttagctatccatgtgccagaaccatgagttgtttccgagatcttatgggtttcagctctagcctatcccaacttgtttgggactaaaggctttgtcgTTGTTGTTGTCTAAATTTTTATCCCAGATATTTTGGAGTTCAATTCATGTTTTTCTAAACCATTTGCATTTTCCAGGAATTGAGAGacttctttttttgttttgttttgcaaaATAGAGCCTACTGGCATTGGCCAACGCACTAGCGAGCTGGTCAGATCCGGGTAGGACCTGCGATGAATCACTATTTGCACCATTGGCACTCAGTGTGCATTTTCATACTTTTAGGACTCACTTGACACACTTAGAATACTTTTAGGGCCTCCAATAGATTTTACTCTTGAATCTGACAAAGATGGTACAGTCACATGTCAGAGAAAGAGAACTATGAGACTGGGCTGCAGCTTGGGCTAGATGATGAGCTAGGCTGGTTACTTGAGTAGTTTGGGCTGAAGGAGGAAAAAACAACTACTTACTTACTTACGAAGCCTTtgatcccaaacaagttggggtaggctagatatgaaaccctttcacaaggacttcccaggaggtcacccatcctagtactactctcgcccaaatgggtttcatacccaaaagactggctagtttttacgttggctcgccaagcctatcacaacccttagatatgaaactctttcacaaggacttcccaggaggtcacccatcctagtactactctcgctcaaatcggtttcatacctatgggactggctagtttttacgttgactcgccaagcctatcacaaccctcctcctttacccgggcttgggaccggctatgcctagaagacataggcggagGAAAAAACAACTAGTTGAGAAAAATTCTTGATCAAATTCATACAACCCAGAAGTAATGTGCAGAACCACAATAAATATCTCCACAACATTATTTCGATTGGACAAATGTTCCAATATATGGATTCAACTCAAATTAACTCAAAACACTTTGAATTTGTTCAATAATATATATGGGACTATTTTGCACTAAGTAACATCCTTGCAACTGAAAAACAAAACTTAGAAAAAACAGGATATTACAACTGCTGTTGTCCATGGTACAATGATCTACAAGTACATTGATCTATGAGTACTACAAAACGAGATCGAATTCACAAATTACTGGGAAAAATGAACAGACCTTTGATGATTTGGCTGTATGACATCCATTAGGAACCCCAGGACTTGCAACACTACGCAATCTTTTGGCACTGTTTATTGGACCATGCTCAGGAGTTGTCCAGTCAATCCCTAACTGATACATCTTGATGGCAGCATCAAAAAGATAATGATAGCATTCAGCCTGAAGAAAAGCAAGACCATAAAATGTACTGAATACCTGCCCTCGCATAAATCCCAGGAACCATAAGAATTATTCCTCAACACAGCACACAAAAACTATGTCGCAAAACTCTCATAAAAAAGAAGAATAAACTATCCGTCTACTAAACAAGAGGGCTAAATGATGGGGGATTTGATGATTTGCCCCACTTTACAAGGGGTTTGATGATTTGCCCTTTGATTGTCTCAATGACAGTGGCCCCGGGCCCCACCTGGTAGCCtctcaggggggggggggcaaatgatCAAATGGAGAAGTAAAGTGGGGCAAAAGATCCAATTTTCCGCTAAATGATACCCTGGAGAATTTATTTGAGTTCTGCATATGTATAATCTAGATTGGATAAAACATATAGTTGACTAAATTTCAGAAAGTTTGGATGCAAATCATAAAATGATCTTTATAAAAGTAAAGAAGGGGTAGCATGTGGAGATATATCATAGATCTAAGAAATTATACCGAACGAACTGATAACTTAAAATAAAGAGACGAAGAGACAATGAGAGGAAATGAATAAGCGCCCACACCTGAAAACTGGTGCAGAAACCAAAGTCATGGAAATAAAGCATACCTGTGTCTTGGCATTAATCCAGGAGTCACCCCACACATAAATTCCATGGTTCCGTACCAGGACAGCAGTTGCCTTAGGGTATGCTGCAATCTGTAATAACTTAGCGTCAAGTGCTACTA comes from Triticum aestivum cultivar Chinese Spring chromosome 5B, IWGSC CS RefSeq v2.1, whole genome shotgun sequence and encodes:
- the LOC123110845 gene encoding probable bifunctional methylthioribulose-1-phosphate dehydratase/enolase-phosphatase E1; translated protein: MSTGGAESAAAEAMASEAYLAGDAVREARELVAELCRHFYLQGWVTGTGGSITVKANDPDVPLAQQLIVMSPSGVQKERMVAEDMYVMSAEGKVISAPVAKPWPHKHPKCSDCAPLFMKSYLMRGAGAVIHSHGMETCIATMINPGAKEFRMTHMEMIKGIKGHGYTDELVIPIIENTPYEYELTDSLAEAIAAYPKATAVLVRNHGIYVWGDSWINAKTQAECYHYLFDAAIKMYQLGIDWTTPEHGPINSAKRLRSVASPGVPNGCHTAKSSKHCVVLDIEGTTTPISFVTDVMFPYARDNVRKHLTSTYESEETKEDIKLLRIQIEEDLRTGVVGAAPVAPDYAGKEEVISSLVANVEAMIKADRKITSLKQLQGHIWRTGFERKELQGVVFEDVPEALKNWQSQGMKVYIYSSGSREAQRLLFGHTSYGDLRQFLCGFFDTTTGNKREARSYFEISQSLGVDNPSQILFITDVLQEAVAAKSAGFEVIISIRPGNAPLPANHGFRTISSFSEI